One window from the genome of Cardiocondyla obscurior isolate alpha-2009 linkage group LG04, Cobs3.1, whole genome shotgun sequence encodes:
- the Nthl1 gene encoding endonuclease III-like protein 1: MGKRLKLGNLATSKGSRSSKTVVNEGPSEKTSPYFADDGKATETGTKKRELIKDKRETTDDKGDLEKTSGTPIVEKSEKSKVSTDVIKTEKIKTEVIETEKIKTDEIKTKTIKTEGIKTEKRVTENKNVETDSKSTEDKKRWMPFNWEVILKNIKEMRKDKTAPVDTMGCHKCADPNASPKVSRYQSLVALMLSSQTKDPVVYAAMQRLNTYGCKPDIIAATPDDVLSKLIYPVGFYKRKVGFIKRTTTTLIDKYGGDIPKTAEELCELPGVGPKMAHLCMKNAWGEVSGIGVDTHVHRISNRLNWVRKPTKTPEGTRIDLEDWLPKPLWSEVNHLLVGFGQEICLPRFPKCSECLNKDICPFASKSGGKKK; this comes from the exons ATGGGCAAACGATTGAAGCTGGGTAATCTCGCGACATCGAAAGGTTCACGTTCGAGCAAAACCGTTGTTAACGAAGGTCCTTCAGAGAAAACGTCACCCTATTTCGCTGACGATGGGAAAGCGACGGAAACCGGCACGAAGAAACGTGAGCTTATCAAAGATAAACGTGAAACGACAGATGACAAAGGCGACCTTGAAAAGACCAGCGGTACACCTATTGTGGAAAAGAGCGAAAAATCGAAGGTGTCAACGGATGtaattaaaactgaaaaaattaaaactgaagTGATCGAAACCGAAAAGATTAAAACCgatgaaattaaaactaaaacgATTAAAACCGAAGGGATTAAAACTGAGAAGCGcgtaacagaaaataaaaacgtggAGACGGATTCAAAGAGTACCGAGGATAAAAAGCGATGGATGCCATTTAATTGggaagttattttaaaaaatattaaggaaATGAGAAAGGACAAGACAGCTCCGGTCGACACAATGGGCTGCCACAAGTGCGCAGACCCTAACGCTAGTCCCAAGGTGTCCAGATATCAGTCCTTAGTAGCTCTGATGTTGAGTAGCCAAACGAAGGATCCAGTCGTGTATGCAGCTATGCAACGTTTGAACACCTACGGCTGTAAGCCAGACATAATAGCAGCTACTCCCGACGACGTTCTCAGCAAACTCATATATCCCGTTGgattttataaa aggAAGGTgggatttataaaaagaacaacGACGACTCTTATAGACAAATACGGCGGCGACATACCGAAAACAGCAGAAGAATTATGTGAACTGCCCGGGGTAGGTCCTAAAATGGCCCACTTGTGCATGAAAAATGCATGGGGAGAAGTTTCGGGCATTGGCGTGGACACGCACGTTCACAGAATTTCCAACAGATTGAATTGGGTAAGGAAACCAACTAAAACGCCGGAGGGAACGAGAATCGATTTGGAAGACTGGCTTCCCAAACCTTTGTGGAGCGAAGTAAATCATCTTCTCGTGGGTTTTGGTCAGGAAATTTGTTTGCCACGATTCCCTAAATGTTCAGAATGCTTAAACAAGGATATCTGCCCGTTTGCCTCAAAAAGTggcggaaagaaaaagtaa
- the Smd3 gene encoding small nuclear ribonucleoprotein Sm D3 encodes MSIGVPIKVLHEAEGHIITCETNTGEVYRGKLIEAEDNMNCQMQNITVTYRDGQVGQLENVYIRGSKIRFLILPDMLKNAPMFKRPGGKGSGTAGRGKSAILRAQARGRGRGQNQRGKGTGSAPWLNQQNQPGGSQAGRGRG; translated from the exons ATGTCGATCGGCGTTCCCATTAAAGTGCTACACGAGGCCGAGGGTCATATCATAACCTGCGAGACGAACACCGGCGAGGTGTATCGCGGTAAATTGATCGAGGCGGAGGACAATATGAACTGTCAGATGCAAAATATCACAGTTACTTACCGAGATGGCCAGGTGGGCCAGCTGGAGAACGTGTACATCCGCGGCTCGAAGATCAGATTCCTCATATTACCGGATATGTTGAAGAACGCGCCCATGTTCAAACGACCCGGCGGCAAGGGCTCGGGCACAGCCGGCAGAGGGAAGTCCGCTATATTGCGAGCCCAAG CTCGCGGTAGAGGAAGAGGGCAGAATCAAAGAGGGAAGGGGACTGGTTCGGCACCCTGGTTGAACCAGCAGAATCAACCGGGTGGATCTCAAGCTGGAAGAGGCAgaggataa
- the Drn gene encoding AN1-type zinc finger protein 5, with product MERESNPMQALCRSGCGFYGSPATDGLCSLCYKENLKKKQQPPVSAATVPTSQTVSGNAGTLQGSFGSPAATGTTAQPTIPTIPQSTSDLPSPKEVNREDQESEVGVSSAVAEGSSASSGDVDDSFDGKETDKESKKKKNRCAVCRKKVGLTGFECRCGGLFCAVHRYSDKHECKFDYKEMGAQEIRRNNPVVVGEKVQKI from the exons ATGGAACGCGAGTCAAATCCCATGCAGGCACTGTGTCGCAGCGGCTGTGGATTCTACGGCTCGCCGGCCACCGATGGCCTCTGTTCCCTCTGCTACAAGGAGAACCTGAAGAAGAAGCAGCAGCCACCGGTGTCGGCTGCGACCGTACCGACCTCGCAGACTGTTTCCGGCAACGCTGGCACGTTGCAGGGCAGCTTCGGTAGCCCGGCGGCCACGGGAACGACGGCCCAACCTACCATTCCTACTATACCTCAGTCAACGTCGGATCTGCCCAGTCCCAAAGAA GTAAACCGGGAAGATCAGGAAAGTGAAGTAGGTGTAAGCAGTGCAGTAGCCGAGGGTTCATCGGCGAGTAGTGGTGACGTAGACGACTCCTTCGATGGCAAAGAGACTGATAAAGAAtctaagaagaagaaaaaccGTTGTGCTGTATGTCGCAAAAAAGTCGGTTTGACCG GATTTGAGTGTCGTTGTGGAGGACTATTCTGCGCCGTGCATCGATACAGTGACAAGCACGAGTGCAAATTCGATTACAAAGAAATGGGCGCTCAAGAGATTCGGCGCAACAATCCGGTTGTTGTTGGTGAAAAAGTGCAAAAAATTTGA
- the LOC139101728 gene encoding U5 small nuclear ribonucleoprotein TSSC4 — translation MHTSTNFTLRGGDAAFTNRQRLLFDQLSVAESKRKHEKSGESETNAGECEKRSAAGDDWKQKRETKRFRGRESIFKRPEAPAPRANFRTIPDHHRNPHKWVRYSLDDVSSEDMTERSNTQAAMSFLRELKARRRSEEVECEEEMDVELCESNARDSTGTRFESKKCTSSQQITFRKPKKVARDTAESAETEEKPVFRSSKIILPEYVIGQKQKKARKLNRPVIKIDRSKQLKLDHLQEPDEEEDD, via the coding sequence ATGCACACGTCTACGAATTTTACTCTACGCGGCGGCGACGCGGCGTTCACCAACAGGCAGCGATTGTTGTTCGACCAGCTCTCGGTCGCGGAGAGCAAGCGCAAGCACGAGAAGTCCGGGGAGAGCGAAACGAACGCGGGTGAATGCGAGAAAAGGTCAGCCGCGGGCGACGACTGGAAGCAGAAGAGGGAGACGAAGAGGTTTCGCGGCAGGGAAAGTATATTTAAGCGACCCGAGGCTCCGGCACCGCGGGCAAACTTCAGAACCATTCCGGATCATCACAGGAATCCGCACAAATGGGTGAGGTACAGCCTGGACGACGTGTCCAGCGAAGACATGACGGAACGTAGCAACACCCAGGCCGCAATGTCGTTCCTGCGGGAGCTGAAAGCACGCAGAAGAAGCGAAGAAGTCGAGTGCGAGGAGGAGATGGACGTCGAGCTCTGCGAATCGAACGCGCGAGATTCCACGGGGACGCGGTTTGAATCCAAGAAATGCACGTCGTCGCAGCAGATCACGTTCAGGAAGCCGAAGAAGGTAGCGAGAGACACCGCGGAAAGTGCAGAGACGGAGGAGAAGCCTGTATTCCGAAGCAGTAAAATTATCTTGCCGGAATACGTGATCGGCCAGAAGCAGAAGAAGGCGCGTAAACTGAATCGACCGGTGATTAAAATTGATCGCTCGAAACAATTGAAATTGGATCACCTGCAAGAGCCAGACGAGGAGGAAGACGATTAA
- the Vito gene encoding nucleolar protein 12, translating into MFQQSQPRLLNVNRKPSQPKRRKKITLVFDEEKRREFLGGFRKRKLERKKKAQEQLQQQLKEERKKIKQEARERYKKSLSQQVIPELEELLSRQEYDLKSHTVSILELNYTDLAEGSKWIGENKIDKEKEQEEEESDECNDDSDGNEIEGMSLQEKCKDREKQKLKPDNHEVKSMKQLKQEVKKVALKRIKKSKAFQQKQRLEQQKNKKQSRQKLYKAQKLMHKHGKSKRKLKRCHDKSAKN; encoded by the exons atgtttcaaCAATCTCAGCCGCGATTACTTAACGTAAATAGGAAACCTAGTCAGCCGAAAAGACGGAAGAAGATCACGCTCGTCTTCGACGAGGAAAAGCGCCG AGAATTTTTAGGAGGATTTCGTAAAAGAAAGCTAGAACGGAAAAAGAAGGCTCAGGAGCAGTTGCAGCAACAATTGAAagaagaacgaaagaaaattaaacaagaG gCACGagaacgttataaaaaatcgtTGTCTCAACAAGTTATTCCAGAATTGGAAGAACTCTTATCTCGACAAGAGTACGATCTCAAAAGTCACACAGTCAGTATTTTAGAATTGAATTATACAGATCTTGCAGAAGGAAGCAAATGGAtaggtgaaaataaaatagacaaGGAAAAAGAgcaggaggaagaagaaagtgACGAATGTAACGACGATAGTGACGGCAACGAGATCGAAGGCATGTCGTTGCAAGAGAAATGTAAAGATcgcgaaaaacaaaaattgaaacCTGATAATCACGAGGTGAAATCTATGAAACAATTGAAACAGGAAGTGAAGAAAGTGGCGCTGAAACgaataaagaaaagtaaagCGTTTCAACAGAAGCAGAGGCTGGAACAGCAGAAGAATAAAAAGCAGAGCAGACAGAAGTTATATAAGGCCCAGAAATTGATGCACAAACACGGCAAGAGTAAACGAAAATTGAAACGATGCCACGACAAATCTgcaaaaaactaa